A genomic stretch from Chitinophaga lutea includes:
- a CDS encoding MFS transporter, with product MSTQSKQGTHPSFFVLVLVFFFWGFVAASNSILIPFCKAHFDLTQIQSQLVDFAFYGAYFVGSLVLYLLSAFKGVDILNRIGFKKGIIYGLIISGVGAAATIGAVNIGLGMEDKTSAFYLILGAYFIVALGFSLQQTAANPFAILLGDPATGAHRLNLAGGVNSFGTTIGPLIVSLLLFGTAQDAAAVGDTDISKINVLYISLVALFLLAAGIFAATKMPKGTEDDHFEASSKATYTLLGITVMFVLILIGIIVEKPLPFFIAGIVGILCILFYAQIASRNDGNGWGAMKYPQLIMGMIAIFVYVGVEVSVSSNLGELLKKPGFLTMEGLNESQLSPYIAIFWGGLMIGRWTGAISVFNLSKGTRQVLSVIVPFVAYGVILGVNHLKGNDISQLYPFAICVAIQILGFFYGQDKPAKTLMTFGIMGVAAMLIGLFTEGQVATFAFISGGLFCSVMWPCIFSLSIAGLGKYTGQGASFLVMMILGGALVPPLQGGLVDIPEIGAHHSYIVPVICFAYLAFFAIRVKSILKSQGIDYESAISGGH from the coding sequence ATGTCCACGCAAAGTAAACAAGGTACGCATCCCTCGTTTTTTGTACTCGTCCTGGTATTCTTCTTCTGGGGGTTTGTGGCTGCATCCAACAGCATTCTCATCCCCTTTTGCAAAGCCCATTTCGATCTTACACAGATTCAGTCGCAGCTGGTAGACTTCGCCTTTTACGGCGCCTACTTCGTGGGCTCGCTGGTATTGTACCTGTTATCCGCCTTCAAGGGCGTGGACATCCTCAATCGCATCGGTTTCAAAAAAGGTATTATATACGGCCTGATCATTTCAGGTGTGGGCGCCGCGGCCACTATCGGCGCGGTGAACATCGGGCTGGGCATGGAAGATAAAACCAGCGCCTTCTACCTGATCCTCGGCGCTTATTTCATCGTGGCCCTCGGTTTCTCCCTGCAGCAAACGGCGGCCAACCCGTTCGCCATCCTGCTGGGCGACCCGGCTACCGGGGCGCACCGCCTCAACCTCGCCGGCGGCGTAAACTCCTTCGGTACCACCATCGGCCCCCTCATCGTGAGCCTGTTGCTCTTCGGCACCGCGCAGGACGCAGCGGCGGTGGGTGATACGGACATCAGCAAAATCAACGTATTATATATATCCCTGGTAGCGCTCTTCCTGCTCGCCGCCGGTATATTCGCGGCCACCAAAATGCCGAAGGGCACGGAAGACGATCACTTTGAAGCATCGTCCAAAGCCACCTACACCCTGCTGGGCATCACCGTGATGTTCGTGCTCATCCTGATCGGTATCATCGTGGAAAAACCATTGCCTTTCTTCATTGCCGGCATCGTGGGCATCCTCTGCATTCTTTTCTACGCGCAGATCGCTTCCCGCAACGACGGCAACGGCTGGGGCGCCATGAAATACCCGCAGCTCATCATGGGCATGATCGCCATCTTCGTTTACGTGGGCGTGGAAGTGAGCGTGTCCAGCAACCTGGGCGAGCTCCTGAAAAAACCCGGCTTCCTCACCATGGAAGGTCTCAACGAATCACAGCTCAGCCCCTACATCGCCATCTTCTGGGGCGGTCTGATGATCGGCCGGTGGACGGGCGCCATCAGCGTGTTCAACCTCAGCAAAGGCACCCGCCAGGTACTCTCCGTGATCGTGCCCTTTGTGGCCTACGGCGTGATCCTCGGCGTGAATCATTTAAAAGGCAACGACATCAGCCAGCTGTATCCCTTCGCGATCTGTGTGGCCATCCAGATACTCGGCTTCTTCTACGGCCAGGATAAACCCGCCAAAACCCTCATGACCTTCGGTATCATGGGCGTTGCGGCCATGCTCATCGGTCTGTTCACCGAGGGCCAGGTAGCCACCTTCGCCTTCATCAGCGGCGGTCTTTTCTGCTCCGTGATGTGGCCCTGTATCTTTTCACTGTCTATCGCCGGGCTCGGCAAATACACCGGCCAGGGCGCTTCTTTCCTCGTGATGATGATCCTCGGCGGCGCGCTCGTTCCGCCATTACAGGGCGGTTTGGTAGATATCCCTGAAATTGGCGCACATCATTCGTATATTGTACCGGTAATCTGTTTTGCATACTTAGCATTTTTTGCAATACGCGTTAAATCAATCTTAAAATCTCAGGGAATCGACTATGAGTCAGCAATTAGCGGTGGGCATTGA
- a CDS encoding ROK family protein — protein sequence MSQQLAVGIDIGGTNTKFGIVDRRGNILCQDRMSTKAHEEVTMFLAELHQRLSKLIEQVGGIENIKGIGVGAPNGNYYTGNIEYAPNLRWKGIVPLANMLQDLFNLPTVLTNDANAAAIGEMTYGSARGMKDFITITLGTGVGSGIVANGQLIYGHDGFAGELGHVIVIPGGRLHPGTGAHGSLESYASATGVASTALELLEARPNEESMLRNHTREEIDSKMIYEAAIKGDKLALEIYEYTGKVLGEALANFVMFSSPEAIVLFGGLTQAGDLIMRPVRHHMEKNLLPIFQNKVKLVFSELKESDAAILGASALAWEMKD from the coding sequence ATGAGTCAGCAATTAGCGGTGGGCATTGATATTGGGGGGACCAACACTAAATTTGGAATTGTAGACCGTCGTGGTAATATCTTATGCCAGGACCGGATGTCAACCAAAGCTCACGAAGAAGTAACCATGTTCCTGGCCGAGCTGCATCAGCGTTTATCGAAGCTGATCGAGCAGGTGGGAGGCATCGAAAACATCAAGGGAATAGGCGTGGGTGCGCCCAACGGTAATTATTATACCGGCAACATTGAATATGCGCCCAACCTGCGCTGGAAAGGCATTGTGCCTTTGGCTAATATGCTGCAGGACCTCTTTAATCTCCCGACCGTATTAACGAACGACGCCAATGCGGCGGCCATCGGTGAAATGACCTACGGCTCCGCGCGCGGCATGAAAGATTTCATCACCATCACCCTCGGCACCGGCGTGGGCAGCGGCATCGTTGCCAACGGCCAGCTCATTTACGGGCACGACGGATTTGCGGGTGAACTCGGGCACGTGATCGTGATACCCGGCGGCCGCCTGCACCCCGGCACCGGCGCACACGGCTCGCTCGAATCGTATGCCTCCGCCACGGGCGTTGCCAGCACCGCGCTGGAACTGCTTGAAGCCCGGCCCAACGAGGAAAGCATGCTGCGCAACCACACCCGTGAAGAAATAGATTCCAAAATGATCTATGAAGCGGCGATCAAAGGCGACAAACTGGCCCTCGAAATTTATGAATATACCGGTAAGGTGCTCGGTGAAGCACTGGCGAACTTCGTGATGTTCTCCAGCCCCGAAGCCATCGTACTGTTCGGCGGCCTCACACAGGCGGGCGACCTCATCATGCGCCCGGTCCGCCACCATATGGAAAAGAACCTCCTCCCCATCTTCCAGAACAAAGTGAAGCTCGTGTTTTCCGAACTCAAGGAAAGCGATGCGGCCATCCTCGGCGCCAGCGCCCTGGCCTGGGAAATGAAGGACTAG
- a CDS encoding N(4)-(beta-N-acetylglucosaminyl)-L-asparaginase translates to MNSRRNFLKTAALGAAALSIDGIPAAAQSKTKGKVRKPIVVSTWDFGVAANKAAWEVLKKGGRALDAVENGVHVPESDPSNQTVGYGGFPDRDGRVTLDACIMDELGNCGSVAALEHIVHPISVARKVMEKTPHVMLVGDGALQFALENGFKKENLLTPESEKAWKEWLKKAEYKPVINIENKSYQGDGKGTTAFNPLRLPGNQYNHDTIGMIALDAAGNLSGACTTSGMAFKLHGRVGDSPIIGAGLYVDNEVGAATATGVGEEVIRVVGSFLVVELMRQGYSPEAACKEAVMRIVKKKPAKAKEIQIGFLALNKKGEHGAFCLQKGFSYAVATADNQEQLIQGKHYF, encoded by the coding sequence ATGAACAGCAGACGCAATTTTCTCAAAACTGCCGCGCTGGGCGCCGCTGCCCTTTCGATAGACGGCATTCCCGCCGCAGCGCAGAGCAAAACTAAGGGCAAAGTCCGCAAGCCCATTGTGGTAAGCACCTGGGACTTTGGTGTGGCCGCCAACAAAGCAGCCTGGGAAGTATTGAAAAAAGGCGGCCGTGCACTGGATGCGGTGGAAAACGGCGTACATGTGCCGGAATCCGACCCCAGCAACCAGACGGTGGGCTACGGCGGTTTCCCCGACCGCGACGGCCGTGTAACGCTCGACGCCTGCATTATGGACGAGCTGGGCAACTGCGGTTCCGTGGCTGCGCTCGAGCACATCGTGCATCCCATTTCCGTGGCGCGCAAGGTGATGGAAAAAACGCCGCACGTAATGCTGGTGGGCGATGGCGCCTTGCAGTTCGCGCTGGAGAACGGGTTTAAGAAAGAGAACCTGCTCACGCCGGAATCGGAAAAAGCCTGGAAAGAATGGCTGAAAAAAGCGGAATACAAACCCGTGATCAACATCGAAAACAAATCGTACCAGGGCGACGGCAAAGGCACCACGGCCTTTAACCCGCTGCGGCTCCCCGGTAACCAATACAACCACGATACCATCGGCATGATCGCCCTGGACGCGGCCGGCAATTTATCCGGCGCCTGCACCACCAGCGGCATGGCCTTCAAACTGCACGGCCGGGTGGGCGATTCGCCAATCATCGGCGCGGGCCTGTACGTGGATAACGAAGTAGGCGCCGCTACCGCAACCGGTGTGGGGGAAGAAGTGATACGCGTGGTGGGCAGCTTCCTCGTGGTGGAACTGATGCGCCAGGGATATTCTCCCGAAGCCGCCTGCAAGGAAGCGGTGATGCGGATCGTGAAGAAAAAACCCGCCAAGGCGAAAGAAATTCAGATCGGTTTCCTGGCCCTCAACAAAAAAGGCGAGCATGGCGCTTTCTGTCTCCAGAAAGGTTTCAGCTATGCCGTAGCCACCGCCGACAACCAGGAACAACTCATACAGGGTAAACATTATTTTTAG
- a CDS encoding copper homeostasis protein CutC yields the protein MEKITLEICAASLASCIAAQEGGADRIELCDNLLEGGTTPSYATIALAREKVKIALYPIIRPRGGDFLYDDLEFAIMQKDIQLCKELGCDGVVIGLLTAEGKVDKPRTRALVELAWPMGVTFHRAFDMTDDPFQALEDVIETGCERILTSGQRNTAPEGASLIAQLVEKAGGRIAIMAGSGVRANNVGALATATHAAEYHTTAKDYTDSRMVFRNPAVSMGGIPGVPEYGIAVTQAAQVKLIREEAEKALTNGQ from the coding sequence ATGGAAAAGATCACACTGGAAATATGCGCCGCCTCACTGGCTTCGTGCATCGCAGCACAGGAAGGAGGCGCCGACCGTATAGAATTATGCGACAACCTGCTGGAAGGCGGCACCACGCCGAGCTATGCCACCATTGCGCTCGCCCGTGAAAAAGTAAAGATCGCCCTCTACCCCATCATCCGGCCGCGTGGCGGCGATTTCCTGTACGACGACCTGGAATTCGCCATCATGCAAAAGGACATCCAGCTCTGCAAGGAACTGGGCTGCGACGGGGTGGTGATCGGCCTGCTGACGGCGGAAGGGAAAGTGGACAAACCGCGCACCCGCGCACTGGTGGAACTGGCATGGCCCATGGGCGTTACCTTCCACCGCGCTTTCGATATGACCGACGATCCTTTCCAGGCACTTGAAGACGTGATTGAAACGGGCTGCGAGCGGATACTCACGTCCGGCCAGCGCAACACCGCACCGGAAGGCGCATCCCTCATCGCACAGCTGGTGGAAAAAGCCGGTGGCAGAATCGCCATCATGGCGGGATCCGGCGTGCGCGCCAACAACGTGGGCGCACTGGCAACTGCTACCCATGCCGCCGAATACCATACCACCGCAAAAGATTATACAGACAGCCGCATGGTGTTCCGTAACCCCGCCGTAAGCATGGGCGGCATTCCCGGCGTGCCGGAATACGGCATCGCCGTTACGCAGGCCGCACAGGTGAAACTGATCAGGGAAGAAGCGGAAAAGGCGCTCACCAACGGGCAATAA
- a CDS encoding alkaline phosphatase: protein MRKAGLLAFLLTGCMALQAQVKGVKHVILIGMDGLGAYAMQKADNPNMKQLMADGSWSLQARSVLPSSSAVNWASMTMGAGPELHGFTEWGSQKPELPSRELDQYGLFPSVFTLLREQRPSAEVGVIYSWDGIGYLFPKKAVNKDQPCPNDTATTEAAVNYIKAKKPDFLFIHFDQPDGVGHGIGHDIPEYYEQVRKNDILLGQILQAVKDAGMWENSVIVLSSDHGGINKGHGGKTMVEMQIPWVVRGKGIKKNNEIKESIVTYDTAATIAYIFGLKTPRVWTGRPVKEAFAR, encoded by the coding sequence ATGAGAAAAGCAGGATTACTTGCATTTTTACTGACGGGCTGTATGGCGCTGCAGGCGCAGGTAAAAGGCGTCAAACACGTCATCCTCATCGGCATGGACGGCCTGGGTGCATATGCGATGCAGAAGGCCGACAACCCGAACATGAAACAGCTCATGGCCGACGGTTCCTGGTCGCTGCAGGCCCGCAGCGTGCTGCCCTCCTCCAGCGCCGTAAACTGGGCGTCGATGACCATGGGCGCGGGTCCGGAACTGCACGGGTTCACCGAATGGGGCAGCCAGAAACCGGAGCTGCCGTCGCGGGAGCTCGACCAGTACGGCCTGTTCCCTTCCGTGTTCACCCTCCTGCGCGAACAGCGCCCTTCCGCGGAAGTAGGCGTGATCTACAGCTGGGACGGCATCGGTTACCTGTTCCCGAAAAAAGCGGTGAATAAAGACCAACCGTGCCCGAACGATACCGCCACCACGGAGGCGGCAGTGAACTATATCAAAGCAAAGAAACCGGACTTCCTGTTCATCCACTTCGACCAGCCGGATGGCGTGGGGCATGGCATCGGCCACGACATTCCCGAATATTACGAACAGGTACGGAAAAACGATATCCTTTTGGGACAGATCCTGCAGGCAGTCAAAGACGCCGGTATGTGGGAAAACAGTGTGATCGTCCTTTCCTCCGACCACGGCGGCATCAACAAGGGCCACGGCGGTAAAACCATGGTGGAAATGCAGATTCCCTGGGTCGTGCGCGGAAAAGGCATCAAAAAGAACAATGAAATAAAAGAAAGTATCGTGACATACGATACCGCTGCCACAATTGCCTATATCTTTGGATTGAAAACGCCCCGTGTATGGACGGGCAGGCCTGTGAAAGAAGCGTTCGCCCGGTAA
- a CDS encoding endonuclease/exonuclease/phosphatase family protein, whose translation MLRFISVSILLLTGALPVVAQVQGQVIRVLSYNIHHGVNNNGVLDIQGIATVILATNPDLVALQEVDSATTRVKKADQLKQLAEATGMYIYFGKALNLEGGGYGNGILSRYPIEKSYSIELPASGAGSEPRTAAVVTVKLPGDSLQLHFASAHLDHLDDGADRVAQANILAKHFAQPTAPVIVAGDMNAPPAAKEIGVLKHIFTDATEKLGPTWPADKPTHKLDYILLHNKAQWHVMSAKVIEETVASDHRPVLCELLLK comes from the coding sequence ATGCTGCGATTTATTTCAGTATCCATCCTGCTGCTCACCGGCGCTTTACCGGTGGTGGCGCAGGTACAGGGACAGGTGATCAGGGTGCTCAGTTACAATATCCATCACGGTGTCAATAACAACGGCGTGCTCGACATCCAGGGCATCGCCACCGTTATCCTCGCTACCAATCCCGACCTGGTGGCGTTGCAGGAAGTAGACAGCGCCACCACGCGCGTAAAAAAAGCCGACCAGCTGAAACAACTGGCGGAAGCCACGGGGATGTACATTTATTTCGGGAAGGCCCTCAACCTCGAGGGCGGCGGTTACGGGAACGGTATTTTATCCCGCTACCCCATCGAAAAAAGCTACAGCATTGAGCTGCCGGCTTCAGGTGCAGGCAGCGAGCCCCGCACGGCGGCCGTGGTAACGGTGAAGCTGCCGGGCGACAGCCTCCAGCTGCATTTCGCCAGCGCACACCTCGATCACCTCGACGATGGCGCAGACCGCGTGGCGCAAGCCAACATCCTGGCGAAACACTTTGCACAACCAACCGCACCGGTGATTGTTGCGGGCGATATGAACGCACCGCCCGCCGCCAAAGAAATCGGCGTACTGAAGCACATCTTCACGGACGCAACGGAAAAACTGGGGCCTACCTGGCCGGCGGACAAACCGACACACAAGCTGGATTACATCCTGCTGCACAACAAAGCGCAATGGCATGTGATGTCTGCAAAAGTGATTGAAGAAACGGTCGCCTCCGATCACCGGCCGGTGCTCTGTGAATTGTTGCTGAAGTGA